Proteins found in one Massilia sp. H6 genomic segment:
- the pdeM gene encoding ligase-associated DNA damage response endonuclease PdeM → MTTETETETGTGAGSLALRIAGETMLLLPEKAVYWPAEQMLVIADIHFGKAAAFRALGVPVPRGTTSENLAGLDALIDAHGARQVVFLGDFLHARAAHASATQAAMLAWRERRHALALTLVRGNHDRHAGDPARALGIALVDEPHALGPFALCHHPDLAMGEGAGYALAGHIHPVYVLATRFDALRLPCFVVGRNRMILPSFGSFTGGHAIRPEPGDTIYVSSGEAVHCVR, encoded by the coding sequence ATGACGACCGAGACCGAGACCGAGACCGGAACCGGCGCCGGCAGCCTGGCGCTGCGCATTGCCGGCGAAACCATGCTGCTGCTGCCCGAGAAGGCTGTGTACTGGCCGGCCGAACAGATGCTGGTGATCGCCGACATCCACTTCGGCAAGGCGGCCGCCTTCCGCGCGCTGGGCGTGCCAGTGCCGCGCGGGACCACCAGCGAAAACCTCGCCGGGCTCGACGCGCTGATCGATGCGCATGGGGCGCGCCAGGTGGTCTTTTTGGGGGACTTTCTACATGCGCGCGCGGCCCACGCCAGCGCTACCCAGGCCGCGATGCTGGCCTGGCGCGAGCGCCGCCACGCGCTGGCGCTGACCCTTGTGCGCGGCAACCACGACCGCCATGCGGGCGACCCTGCGCGGGCGCTCGGGATCGCGCTGGTGGACGAGCCGCATGCGCTCGGTCCGTTCGCCCTGTGCCATCACCCGGATCTCGCCATGGGGGAGGGCGCGGGCTATGCGCTGGCTGGCCACATCCATCCGGTGTATGTGCTGGCTACCCGCTTCGACGCCTTGCGCCTGCCTTGTTTCGTGGTTGGTCGCAACCGCATGATCCTGCCCTCGTTTGGTTCGTTTACCGGCGGCCACGCGATCCGTCCGGAACCCGGCGACACCATCTATGTGAGCTCGGGCGAGGCGGTTCACTGCGTACGTTAG
- a CDS encoding ligase-associated DNA damage response DEXH box helicase: MSGPTPTVVKDWFAARGWKVFPFQRALWKAALAGQSGLLHANTGAGKTFAVWFAALQRGALAKGRKTSGLRVLWITPMRALAADTLRALEQSAAELAPAWTIGARTGDTGSSERARQTRSMPSTLVTTPESLSLMLSHAAAAEQFKHLDMIVIDEWHELMGSKRGVQVQLALARLRQWRPELLVWGVSATMGNLDLARQVLLGADEGVLIEGDLRKQIQVDCLIPENVARFPWGGHMGLQMLQPVIDEIEHYNATLVFTNTRAQSELWYQHILEARPDWAGVIALHHGSLDREVREWVELGLKKGQLKAVICTASLDLGVDFLPVERVLQVGSAKGIARLLQRAGRSGHAPGRVSRLTLVPTHSLELLEAAGAKQAVAARRIEGRYVPNKPFDVLVQHLVTVALGGGFTSQQLYQEVKRAWSYRHLSEEEWQWALDFVARGGQSLTVYPEYRRVLPDEEGVYRVPDSAIGRRHRMGIGTIVSDSTISVKYMSGGRIGSVEESFISRLTPGDHFLFGGRILELVRVHEMTAFVKRATSSRGAIARWQGAKMPMSSELAHAALEELRLAAEGRFEGPEMQALRPLIEIQCRWSALPTSQTLVLESMKSREGWHLFVFPFGGRSVHMGLASLLAYRVGRLQPSTFSIAINDYGFELLSPEPVDWKGLLAAATGAGVALFSTENLLEDVLGSLNATQLSQQRFREVARIAGLVFQGYPGQPKSNRQLQASSSLFFEVFRKHDAGNLLLTQAQREVLEQELELTRLRETLGELHGRRVAYCEVKRATPFGFALMVERFREKVSTEKLSDRVARMVRELEKAAAV, translated from the coding sequence ATGAGCGGCCCGACCCCCACCGTCGTCAAGGACTGGTTCGCCGCGCGCGGCTGGAAAGTCTTTCCGTTCCAGCGCGCGCTCTGGAAGGCGGCGCTGGCCGGTCAATCCGGGCTGCTGCACGCGAACACCGGCGCCGGCAAGACCTTTGCCGTCTGGTTCGCCGCCCTGCAGCGCGGGGCCCTGGCCAAGGGCCGCAAGACCAGTGGCCTGCGCGTGTTGTGGATCACGCCGATGCGCGCGCTCGCGGCCGATACCCTGCGCGCGCTGGAACAGTCGGCGGCCGAGCTGGCACCGGCCTGGACCATCGGGGCCCGCACCGGCGACACCGGGTCGAGCGAACGCGCGCGCCAGACCAGGAGCATGCCGTCCACGCTGGTGACTACGCCAGAGAGCCTGTCGCTGATGCTGAGCCACGCCGCGGCCGCCGAGCAGTTCAAGCATCTGGACATGATCGTGATCGATGAGTGGCACGAACTGATGGGCAGCAAGCGCGGCGTGCAGGTGCAGCTGGCGCTGGCGCGGCTGCGCCAGTGGCGACCCGAGCTGCTGGTATGGGGCGTGTCGGCCACGATGGGCAACCTCGACCTGGCGCGCCAGGTGCTGCTCGGCGCCGACGAGGGCGTACTCATCGAGGGTGACCTGCGCAAGCAGATCCAGGTTGACTGCCTGATTCCCGAGAACGTCGCGCGCTTTCCCTGGGGCGGGCATATGGGCCTGCAGATGCTGCAGCCGGTGATCGACGAGATCGAACACTACAACGCGACCCTGGTGTTTACCAATACCCGCGCGCAGTCCGAGCTCTGGTACCAGCATATCCTCGAAGCGCGGCCCGACTGGGCCGGTGTGATCGCGCTGCACCACGGCTCGCTCGACCGCGAGGTGCGCGAATGGGTCGAGCTGGGCCTGAAGAAGGGCCAGCTCAAGGCCGTCATCTGTACCGCCAGCCTGGACCTCGGCGTGGATTTCCTGCCGGTCGAGCGGGTACTGCAGGTTGGCAGCGCCAAGGGTATCGCGCGCCTGCTGCAGCGCGCCGGGCGCAGCGGTCACGCGCCGGGCCGGGTTTCGCGCCTGACCCTGGTGCCGACCCATAGCCTGGAGCTGCTGGAAGCGGCCGGCGCCAAGCAGGCGGTGGCGGCGCGCCGCATCGAGGGCCGCTATGTGCCGAACAAGCCGTTCGATGTGCTGGTGCAGCACCTGGTGACGGTGGCACTGGGCGGCGGCTTTACCTCGCAGCAGCTGTACCAGGAAGTCAAGCGCGCCTGGTCCTATCGCCATCTGAGCGAAGAAGAATGGCAGTGGGCGCTGGACTTCGTCGCGCGCGGCGGCCAGAGCCTGACCGTGTATCCGGAATACCGCCGCGTGCTGCCCGACGAAGAAGGTGTCTACCGCGTGCCCGACAGCGCGATCGGCCGGCGCCACCGCATGGGCATCGGCACCATCGTGTCAGATTCGACGATCTCGGTGAAATACATGAGTGGTGGCCGGATCGGCAGCGTGGAAGAATCGTTTATTTCACGCTTGACGCCGGGCGACCATTTCCTGTTTGGCGGGCGCATCCTGGAATTGGTCCGGGTCCACGAGATGACCGCTTTCGTCAAGCGCGCCACCAGCAGTCGCGGCGCCATCGCGCGCTGGCAGGGCGCCAAGATGCCGATGTCGTCCGAACTGGCGCACGCCGCGCTGGAAGAACTGCGGCTGGCCGCCGAGGGACGCTTCGAGGGGCCGGAAATGCAGGCGCTGCGCCCGCTGATCGAGATCCAGTGCCGCTGGTCGGCGCTGCCTACCAGCCAGACCCTGGTCCTGGAGAGCATGAAGAGCCGCGAAGGCTGGCATTTGTTCGTGTTTCCATTCGGTGGGCGTTCGGTGCACATGGGCCTGGCCTCGCTGCTGGCCTACCGTGTCGGGCGCCTGCAGCCGTCGACGTTTTCGATCGCGATCAATGATTACGGCTTCGAACTGCTGAGCCCGGAACCGGTGGACTGGAAAGGATTGCTTGCTGCCGCAACCGGGGCCGGCGTTGCCTTGTTCAGCACCGAGAACCTGCTCGAAGACGTGCTGGGCAGCCTGAACGCCACGCAGTTGTCGCAGCAGCGCTTTCGCGAGGTTGCGCGCATCGCCGGCCTGGTCTTCCAGGGCTATCCCGGCCAGCCGAAATCGAACCGGCAGCTACAGGCGTCGTCGTCGCTGTTCTTCGAGGTCTTTCGCAAGCACGACGCCGGCAACCTGCTGCTGACCCAGGCCCAGCGCGAAGTGCTGGAGCAGGAGCTGGAACTGACGCGCCTGCGCGAGACGCTCGGCGAGCTGCACGGGCGCCGCGTCGCCTATTGCGAGGTCAAGCGCGCCACGCCCTTTGGTTTTGCACTGATGGTCGAGCGCTTCCGCGAGAAGGTCAGCACCGAAAAGCTGTCCGACCGGGTCGCGCGCATGGTGCGCGAGCTCGAAAAGGCGGCCGCCGTATGA
- a CDS encoding ATP-dependent DNA ligase, translated as MREFALLYAELDETTSTTRKLDALQQYFSRAAPENAAWAVYFLAGGKPRQAVPTKLLRQYAIEYAALDEWLFDESYHAVGDMAETIAHILPAPSRRSDVGLAEWMETRIGPLRGADPGTIREALFAAWDELDWRERFLFVKLIGGGFRVGVSRLLVTRALAAIAAVDSKLIAQRLMGWTDNSVRPTAGSFLQLIAAQSDEEHKLRGGQPYPFFLAHQLQGEPAALGELADWQVEWKYDGIRAQLVRRGGQNYLWSRGEDLITERFPELARVVLPEGTVLDGEVLIWQPENPIPAPFSDLQKRIGRKTIGPKLLGELPAVLCCYDLLESGGVDLRALPQHERRALMEAEVMAAASPQLRTSPLIQAGSWSELATLREQSRRRGVEGMMVKARGAQYGVGRTKDVGTWWKWKVDPYTVDAVLIYAQAGSGRRASLYTDYTFAVWDGEGDERKLVPFAKAYSGLTDAEIAQVDNVVRKTTLEKFGPVRSVKPTMVFELGFEGIALSSRHKAGVAVRFPRILRRRLDKPVIEADTLDTLKGLLAAAAA; from the coding sequence ATGCGTGAATTCGCCCTGCTGTACGCCGAACTCGACGAAACCACGTCTACTACCCGCAAGCTCGACGCCCTGCAGCAGTATTTTTCGCGGGCGGCGCCCGAGAATGCCGCCTGGGCAGTGTATTTTTTGGCTGGCGGCAAGCCGCGCCAGGCGGTGCCGACCAAGCTGCTGCGCCAGTACGCGATCGAATACGCGGCGCTCGACGAATGGCTGTTCGACGAGTCTTACCATGCGGTCGGCGACATGGCCGAAACCATCGCCCATATCCTGCCGGCTCCCAGCCGCCGCAGCGATGTTGGCCTGGCCGAATGGATGGAGACCCGCATCGGCCCCTTGCGCGGCGCCGACCCCGGCACCATCCGCGAGGCGCTGTTCGCGGCCTGGGACGAGCTGGACTGGCGGGAGCGCTTTCTCTTCGTGAAACTGATCGGCGGCGGTTTTCGGGTCGGGGTATCGCGCCTGCTGGTCACGCGCGCGCTGGCGGCCATCGCCGCGGTTGACAGCAAGCTGATCGCGCAGCGCCTGATGGGCTGGACCGATAATTCGGTGCGGCCCACTGCCGGCAGCTTCCTGCAGCTGATTGCTGCCCAGTCCGACGAGGAGCACAAGCTGCGCGGCGGCCAGCCTTACCCGTTCTTCTTGGCGCATCAGCTGCAGGGCGAGCCGGCGGCCCTGGGCGAGCTCGCCGACTGGCAGGTGGAATGGAAATACGACGGCATCCGCGCCCAGCTGGTGCGCCGCGGCGGCCAGAACTACCTGTGGTCGCGCGGCGAAGACCTGATCACCGAGCGCTTCCCCGAGCTGGCCAGGGTGGTCCTTCCCGAAGGCACCGTGCTCGATGGCGAAGTACTGATCTGGCAGCCCGAAAACCCGATTCCGGCGCCGTTTTCCGACCTGCAAAAGCGCATTGGCCGCAAGACCATCGGCCCCAAGCTGCTGGGCGAGCTGCCGGCGGTGCTGTGCTGCTACGACCTGCTCGAATCGGGCGGTGTCGACCTGCGCGCGCTGCCCCAGCACGAGCGGCGCGCGCTGATGGAAGCCGAAGTCATGGCTGCCGCCTCGCCGCAGCTGCGCACCTCGCCGCTGATCCAGGCCGGCAGCTGGTCCGAGCTGGCGACGCTGCGCGAACAGTCGCGCCGGCGCGGCGTCGAGGGCATGATGGTCAAGGCGCGCGGGGCCCAATATGGCGTGGGGCGCACCAAGGATGTCGGTACCTGGTGGAAGTGGAAGGTCGATCCCTATACGGTCGATGCGGTGCTGATCTATGCCCAGGCGGGCAGCGGACGGCGCGCCTCGCTGTACACCGACTACACCTTCGCGGTCTGGGACGGCGAGGGCGACGAGCGCAAACTGGTACCGTTTGCAAAGGCTTATTCCGGCTTGACCGATGCCGAGATTGCGCAAGTCGACAATGTGGTGCGCAAGACCACGCTCGAGAAATTCGGCCCGGTGCGCTCGGTCAAGCCGACGATGGTGTTCGAACTTGGTTTCGAGGGCATCGCGCTGTCGAGCCGCCACAAGGCCGGTGTCGCGGTGCGTTTCCCGCGCATCCTGCGCCGCCGCCTGGACAAGCCGGTAATCGAGGCCGACACGCTCGACACGCTTAAGGGGCTGCTGGCGGCAGCTGCTGCTTGA
- a CDS encoding ligase-associated DNA damage response exonuclease, translating into MGDMVVVRKEGLYCVPGQFYIDPWRPVDRAVITHAHGDHARVGHGHYLSTASGVNVLKSRLGSDIHIDGIEYGATVTHNGVAISLHPAGHVLGSAQVRMECGGEVWVASGDYKVEPDKTCAPFEPVVCDTFITESTFGLPIYRWEPEQQTIDEINAWWRKNADDGRCSVVFAYAFGKAQRILSRLDASIGPIVCHGAVEPLNRVYRAGGVELPETVMVSDIDKAALRRAIVIAPPSAGGSSWMKRFGDYSDSFASGWMLLRGARRRRGVDRGFVLSDHADWPGLMSAIKATEAQQVIVTHGSIPTMVRWLCQNGLDAKGFDTEYGDEDEHEAAPPAAAAPAATGEADA; encoded by the coding sequence ATGGGAGACATGGTAGTCGTGCGCAAGGAGGGGCTGTATTGCGTGCCGGGGCAGTTCTATATCGACCCCTGGCGCCCGGTGGACCGGGCCGTGATCACGCACGCCCATGGCGACCATGCGCGGGTCGGACATGGGCATTACCTGTCGACGGCGTCCGGCGTCAACGTGCTCAAGTCGCGTTTGGGCAGCGATATCCATATCGACGGCATCGAGTACGGCGCGACCGTCACCCATAATGGCGTGGCGATTTCGCTCCATCCGGCGGGCCACGTGCTCGGTTCGGCCCAGGTGCGGATGGAATGCGGCGGCGAAGTCTGGGTGGCCTCGGGCGACTACAAGGTAGAGCCAGACAAGACCTGCGCCCCCTTCGAGCCGGTCGTGTGCGACACCTTCATCACCGAATCGACGTTCGGGTTGCCGATCTACCGCTGGGAGCCGGAACAGCAGACCATCGACGAGATCAACGCCTGGTGGCGCAAGAACGCGGACGACGGCCGCTGCAGCGTGGTGTTCGCCTATGCCTTCGGCAAGGCCCAGCGCATCCTGTCGCGTCTGGACGCCTCGATCGGTCCGATCGTCTGCCATGGCGCGGTGGAACCACTCAACCGCGTCTACCGCGCCGGCGGCGTCGAGCTGCCAGAAACGGTCATGGTCAGCGACATCGACAAGGCGGCGCTGCGCCGGGCCATCGTGATCGCGCCGCCCTCGGCTGGCGGGTCGTCCTGGATGAAGCGCTTCGGCGACTATAGCGATTCTTTCGCCAGCGGCTGGATGCTGCTGCGTGGCGCGCGCCGCCGCCGCGGGGTGGACCGCGGCTTCGTGCTGTCCGACCATGCCGACTGGCCCGGCCTGATGAGCGCTATCAAGGCCACCGAGGCGCAGCAGGTGATCGTCACCCACGGCTCGATTCCGACGATGGTGCGCTGGCTATGCCAGAACGGGCTCGATGCCAAGGGTTTCGATACCGAATACGGCGACGAAGACGAGCACGAAGCGGCGCCCCCGGCTGCAGCCGCGCCAGCGGCCACCGGGGAAGCCGATGCGTGA
- a CDS encoding ATP-dependent DNA helicase RecQ, producing the protein MTRLDTKLLHRGLLAVRRNTIRRLLRSTFGIEQLRDGQQRIIDSVLDGHDTLAIMPTGGGKSLCYQIPAKMLKGITIVVSPLISLMKDQLEKLEELGIRSVQVNSTLNAEEEAAALAAIATESCEIVFCTPERLVSPEFIALLKTITLDIVVIDEAHCISQWGHDFRTAYIGLGAVIDALGKPPVLALTATATEDVIADIGKQLGRKMNVINTGIYRPNLHYSVVQVTNMQEKYAQARKLVQDSEGVGIVYAATVKVAEEMLAVLEEAGESVTIYHGKLAAGQRKLNQDMFMRGERRVMVATNAFGMGIDKPDTRFVIHLQIPANLEAYYQESGRAGRDGLDAQCTLLFLQGDKRIQQFFLVKHYPAAAELHTVYSVVRELAEEGAVITGRLEEALEEAGEAKLKVCLKLLKDGKLLRQNRKLEFMVSSREPAPGIFEELAAVYVQKSERDRAALEQMVGYAVSGFCRWKLLLDYFDDTVDGFEKCCKCDNCVNPPAQSLTVGIEIRDDEFDREPTAAPTSSPFEVGARARSPKFGAGTVVAVAGDQVTLEFEGQEEPRTFLAEFLVPA; encoded by the coding sequence ATGACAAGACTCGACACCAAGCTCCTGCACCGCGGCCTGCTCGCCGTGCGCCGCAACACCATCCGCCGCCTGCTGCGCTCCACCTTCGGGATCGAGCAACTGCGCGACGGCCAGCAACGCATCATCGACAGCGTCCTCGACGGACACGACACGCTGGCCATCATGCCCACCGGCGGCGGCAAGTCGCTGTGCTACCAGATTCCGGCCAAGATGCTCAAGGGGATCACGATTGTCGTCTCGCCGCTGATCTCGCTGATGAAAGACCAGCTGGAAAAACTGGAAGAACTCGGCATCCGCTCGGTGCAGGTCAACAGTACCCTGAACGCCGAAGAAGAAGCCGCGGCGCTCGCGGCGATCGCCACCGAATCGTGCGAGATCGTGTTCTGTACGCCCGAACGCCTGGTGTCGCCGGAATTCATCGCGCTGCTCAAGACGATCACGCTCGACATCGTCGTCATCGACGAAGCCCACTGCATTTCGCAATGGGGCCATGATTTCCGCACGGCCTATATCGGCCTGGGCGCCGTCATCGATGCGCTGGGTAAGCCTCCGGTGCTGGCGCTGACAGCCACCGCGACCGAAGACGTCATTGCCGACATTGGCAAGCAGCTCGGCCGCAAGATGAACGTCATTAATACCGGCATCTACCGGCCCAACCTGCACTACAGCGTGGTGCAGGTCACGAATATGCAGGAAAAATACGCCCAGGCGCGCAAGCTGGTGCAAGACAGCGAAGGCGTCGGCATCGTCTATGCCGCCACCGTCAAGGTAGCCGAAGAGATGCTGGCCGTGCTCGAAGAGGCGGGCGAATCGGTCACCATTTACCATGGCAAGCTGGCGGCGGGGCAGCGCAAGCTGAACCAGGACATGTTCATGCGTGGCGAGCGGCGCGTGATGGTCGCCACCAATGCCTTCGGCATGGGCATCGACAAGCCCGATACCCGCTTCGTGATTCACCTGCAGATTCCTGCCAATCTCGAGGCGTATTACCAGGAATCGGGACGCGCCGGCCGCGACGGGCTCGATGCGCAGTGCACCTTGCTGTTCTTGCAGGGCGATAAGCGCATCCAGCAATTCTTCCTGGTCAAGCACTACCCGGCGGCGGCCGAGCTGCATACGGTGTATTCGGTGGTGCGCGAGCTGGCCGAAGAGGGCGCCGTCATTACCGGGCGCCTGGAAGAGGCGCTGGAAGAAGCTGGCGAGGCCAAGCTCAAGGTCTGCCTGAAGCTGCTCAAGGACGGCAAGCTGCTGCGCCAGAACCGCAAGCTCGAATTCATGGTGTCGAGCAGGGAGCCGGCGCCGGGCATCTTCGAGGAGCTGGCCGCCGTCTACGTTCAAAAGTCCGAGCGCGACCGCGCGGCGCTGGAGCAGATGGTCGGCTATGCAGTCAGCGGCTTCTGCCGCTGGAAGCTGCTGCTCGACTATTTCGACGACACCGTCGACGGCTTCGAGAAGTGCTGCAAATGCGATAACTGCGTGAATCCGCCGGCGCAGTCGCTCACCGTCGGCATCGAGATCCGCGACGACGAATTCGACCGCGAGCCCACTGCGGCGCCGACCAGTTCGCCGTTCGAGGTCGGCGCGCGCGCCAGGTCGCCGAAATTCGGCGCGGGCACGGTGGTGGCGGTGGCCGGCGACCAGGTGACGCTGGAATTTGAAGGGCAAGAAGAGCCGCGTACCTTCCTGGCCGAATTCCTGGTGCCGGCTTGA
- the ahpF gene encoding alkyl hydroperoxide reductase subunit F, producing the protein MLDATLKKQLQAYLEKVVQPIELVASLDDSPKAREMDELLREIAELSDKITVRQSDDANERKPSFAINRVGTDTGVRFAGIPLGHEFSSLVLALLQVGGHPIKLDAAVIEQIRNLEGDYVFETFISLSCHNCPEVVQALNSMSVINPRIKVVTIDGGVFKNEVEARQIMAVPMMFLNGQHFGQGRTSVEEILSKIDTNAGARKAAELNTKEPFDVLIVGGGPAGAAAAIYAARKGIRTGVLSDRFGGQVLDTLAIENFVSMKETDGPKFAVALEEHVKHYEVDIMNTQRASKLVEGKLIEVHTESGAVLQSKSVIIATGARWREINVPGEKQYRNKGVAYCPHCDGPLFKGKRVAVIGGGNSGVEAAIDLAGIVKQVTLVEFGAELRADAVLQRKLYSLKNVTVIKSAQTTEVHGDGQIVNGLSYKDRNSGEVRRVDLEGVFVQIGLVPNAEWLKGSMDLSAHGEIEVDARGMTSIPGVFAAGDVTTVPFKQIVIAVGEGAKASLSAFDYLMRQPVEEQAPAEQAKAA; encoded by the coding sequence ATGCTGGACGCAACCCTCAAGAAGCAGTTGCAGGCCTATCTCGAAAAAGTGGTGCAGCCGATTGAGCTCGTTGCATCGCTGGATGATTCGCCGAAAGCGCGCGAAATGGATGAACTCCTCCGCGAAATCGCCGAGTTGAGCGACAAGATCACGGTTCGCCAGAGCGACGATGCCAACGAGCGCAAGCCGTCGTTCGCCATCAACCGCGTCGGCACCGATACCGGCGTGCGTTTTGCCGGCATTCCGCTCGGCCACGAATTCAGCTCGCTGGTACTGGCGCTGCTGCAGGTGGGCGGCCACCCGATCAAGCTCGACGCCGCGGTCATCGAACAGATTCGCAACCTCGAAGGCGACTATGTCTTTGAAACCTTTATCTCGCTGAGCTGCCATAACTGCCCGGAAGTCGTGCAGGCGCTCAATTCGATGTCGGTGATTAACCCGCGCATCAAGGTCGTCACCATCGATGGCGGCGTGTTCAAGAACGAAGTCGAAGCGCGCCAGATCATGGCGGTACCGATGATGTTCCTGAACGGCCAGCATTTCGGCCAGGGCCGTACCAGCGTGGAAGAAATCCTGTCGAAGATCGACACCAATGCCGGCGCCCGCAAGGCTGCTGAACTCAATACGAAAGAGCCGTTCGACGTGCTGATCGTCGGCGGCGGTCCGGCCGGCGCGGCAGCGGCGATCTACGCCGCCCGCAAGGGCATTCGTACCGGTGTGCTGTCCGACCGTTTCGGCGGCCAGGTGCTCGATACGCTCGCCATCGAGAACTTTGTCTCGATGAAGGAAACCGACGGCCCGAAATTCGCCGTCGCGCTGGAAGAACACGTCAAGCACTACGAAGTCGACATCATGAATACCCAGCGCGCCAGCAAGCTGGTCGAGGGCAAGCTGATCGAAGTGCATACCGAAAGCGGCGCGGTGCTGCAATCGAAGTCGGTGATCATTGCCACCGGTGCGCGCTGGCGCGAGATCAACGTGCCCGGCGAGAAGCAGTACCGCAACAAGGGCGTGGCGTATTGCCCGCACTGCGACGGTCCGCTGTTCAAGGGCAAGCGCGTGGCCGTGATCGGCGGCGGCAATTCGGGCGTGGAAGCGGCAATCGACCTGGCCGGCATCGTCAAGCAAGTGACCCTGGTCGAATTTGGCGCCGAACTGCGCGCCGATGCGGTCCTGCAGCGCAAGCTTTACTCGCTCAAGAATGTCACCGTCATCAAGTCGGCGCAGACCACCGAAGTGCATGGCGACGGCCAGATCGTCAACGGTCTTTCCTACAAGGACCGCAACAGTGGAGAAGTTCGCCGGGTCGACCTGGAAGGCGTGTTCGTGCAGATCGGCCTGGTGCCCAATGCCGAATGGCTCAAGGGCTCGATGGACCTGTCGGCGCACGGCGAGATCGAAGTCGATGCGCGCGGCATGACCTCGATTCCGGGTGTATTCGCTGCAGGCGACGTGACCACGGTGCCATTCAAGCAGATCGTGATCGCGGTGGGCGAGGGGGCCAAGGCGTCGCTGTCGGCCTTCGACTACCTGATGCGCCAGCCGGTGGAAGAGCAAGCCCCGGCCGAGCAAGCCAAGGCTGCCTGA
- the ahpC gene encoding alkyl hydroperoxide reductase subunit C, producing MSLINSQIKPFKATAFSNGKFIDLTEENFHGTWSVVMFYPADFTFVCPTELEDLAAFQPEFEKMGVNVYGVSTDSHFAHKAWHDTSDAIKKVNYPLIGDPTGTLSRNFEVMIEEEGMALRGTFVINPEGQIKIMEVHDNGIGRDASELMRKVKAAQYVAAHPGEVCPAKWTEGAETLTPSLDLVGKI from the coding sequence ATGTCCCTTATCAATTCCCAGATCAAGCCATTCAAGGCAACCGCTTTCTCGAACGGCAAGTTCATCGATCTGACGGAAGAAAACTTCCACGGTACCTGGTCGGTCGTCATGTTCTACCCGGCCGACTTCACCTTCGTGTGCCCGACCGAACTGGAAGACCTGGCTGCATTCCAGCCTGAATTCGAAAAGATGGGCGTGAACGTGTATGGCGTGTCGACCGACAGCCACTTTGCGCACAAGGCGTGGCACGACACGTCGGACGCCATCAAGAAGGTCAATTACCCGCTGATCGGCGACCCGACCGGTACCCTGTCGCGCAACTTTGAAGTGATGATCGAAGAAGAAGGCATGGCACTGCGCGGTACCTTCGTGATCAACCCGGAAGGCCAGATCAAGATCATGGAAGTGCACGACAACGGCATCGGCCGCGATGCATCGGAACTGATGCGCAAAGTCAAGGCTGCCCAGTACGTCGCTGCCCACCCAGGCGAAGTCTGCCCGGCCAAGTGGACCGAAGGCGCCGAGACCCTGACCCCGTCGCTGGACCTGGTCGGCAAGATCTAA